A single region of the Hippopotamus amphibius kiboko isolate mHipAmp2 chromosome 6, mHipAmp2.hap2, whole genome shotgun sequence genome encodes:
- the VIP gene encoding VIP peptides: METRSKPQLLVFLTLFSVLFAHTLAWPLFGSPSALRMGDRIPFEGANEPDQISLKADTDVLQNALAENDTPYYDVSRNVRHADGVFTSDYSRLLGQLSAKKYLESLIGKRVSNSISEDQGPIKRHSDAVFTDNYTRLRKQMAVKKYLNSILNGKRSSEGESPDFLEELEK, from the exons ATGGAAACAAGAAGTAAGCCCCAGCTCCTCGTGTTCCTGACACTTTTCAGTGTGCTCTTCGCACATACCTTGGCATGGCCTCTTTTTGGATCACCTTCTGCTCTAAG GATGGGCGACAGAATACCATTTGAAGGAGCAAATGAACCTGATCAAATTTCATTAAAAGCAGACACTGACGTTTTACAAAATGCATTAGCTGAAAATGACACACCTTATTATGATGTATCCAg AAATGTCAGACATGCTGATGGAGTTTTCACCAGTGACTATAGCAGACTCTTGGGTCAACTTTCTGCCAAAAAGTACCTTGAATCTCTTATTGGAAAACGAGTTAG CAATAGCATCTCAGAAGACCAGGGACCAATCAAACGCCATTCGGATGCAGTCTTCACTGACAACTATACTCGCCTTCGAAAACAAATGGCTGTAAAGAAATACTTGAACTCAATTCTAAATGGAAAGCGGAG CAGTGAGGGAGAATCTCCTGACTTTCTGGAAGAGttagaaaaatga